One window from the genome of Mumia sp. ZJ1417 encodes:
- a CDS encoding thioesterase family protein, producing MRHLFACDLRWADMDAFGHVNNVTYADYLREARLAAAEAEGARPARVLALEIDYRAPLVFRPEPALVETTMNADGVLVQEIADRHEDGGRTVYARGRTTLVPDGAVPLVRPDPSLTGRLPVTVRARDLGSDGYVDEVATLELLQEARVAYADAIGARDEPWVVGRSETTFLRPFGRRSSCAVYAGIGRLGTSSFVILTELVDEAPDGGSEPVVVASGHNVMVGFDPQTQRSRPLTAHERAHLEPHVVAG from the coding sequence GTGCGACACCTCTTTGCCTGCGACCTCCGCTGGGCCGACATGGACGCGTTCGGGCACGTCAACAACGTCACGTACGCCGACTACCTGCGTGAAGCCCGCCTCGCGGCCGCCGAGGCCGAGGGTGCGCGTCCGGCACGCGTCCTGGCACTCGAGATCGACTACCGCGCTCCGCTCGTCTTCCGGCCCGAGCCTGCGCTCGTGGAGACGACGATGAACGCCGACGGCGTGCTGGTGCAGGAGATCGCCGACCGTCACGAGGACGGCGGCCGCACCGTCTATGCGCGGGGGAGGACGACGCTCGTACCCGACGGCGCAGTGCCGCTCGTGCGCCCCGATCCGTCGCTCACGGGCCGCCTTCCTGTGACCGTACGGGCGCGCGACCTCGGCAGCGACGGGTACGTCGACGAGGTCGCGACGCTCGAGCTCCTCCAGGAGGCCCGGGTCGCGTACGCCGACGCCATCGGGGCCCGCGACGAGCCCTGGGTGGTCGGGCGCAGTGAGACCACCTTCCTCCGCCCCTTCGGACGGCGGTCCTCGTGCGCGGTGTACGCCGGCATCGGCCGTCTCGGGACCTCGTCGTTCGTGATCCTCACCGAGCTCGTCGACGAGGCGCCGGACGGTGGCAGCGAGCCGGTCGTCGTGGCGAGCGGACACAACGTGATGGTCGGGTTCGACCCGCAGACTCAGCGGTCCCGCCCGCTCACCGCTCACGAACGCGCTCATCTGGAGCCTCACGTCGTCGCCGGTTGA
- the fabG gene encoding 3-oxoacyl-ACP reductase FabG codes for MSQQRTAIVTGAARGIGAAVAKRLAADGHAVAVIDLDEASCAATVDAITAAGGKALAVGADVSDEQAVAGAFERIVAELGGPTILVNNAGIIRDNMLFKMSVSDWDSVMNVHLRGAFLMARAAQQFMVEAKFGRIVNLSSTSALGNRGQANYSAAKAGMQGFTKTLAIELGKFGVTANAIAPGFIETEMTAETAARLGVDYEDFKKFSAQQIPVARVGQPEDIAATASFLTSEESGFVSGQVIYVAGGPRD; via the coding sequence GTGAGCCAGCAGCGAACTGCCATTGTCACTGGCGCGGCCCGCGGGATCGGTGCCGCCGTCGCCAAGCGACTCGCCGCCGACGGGCACGCCGTCGCGGTGATCGACCTCGACGAGGCCTCCTGCGCCGCGACCGTCGACGCGATCACCGCAGCCGGGGGCAAGGCCCTCGCGGTCGGTGCAGACGTGTCGGACGAGCAGGCGGTCGCCGGCGCCTTCGAGCGCATCGTCGCCGAGCTCGGTGGCCCGACGATCCTCGTCAACAACGCGGGCATCATCCGCGACAACATGCTGTTCAAGATGTCGGTCTCCGACTGGGACTCGGTCATGAACGTGCACCTGCGTGGCGCCTTTCTCATGGCCCGCGCCGCCCAGCAGTTCATGGTCGAGGCCAAGTTCGGACGCATCGTCAACCTCTCGTCGACCTCGGCGCTGGGCAACCGCGGGCAGGCCAACTACTCGGCCGCCAAGGCGGGCATGCAGGGCTTCACCAAGACCCTCGCCATCGAGCTCGGCAAGTTCGGCGTCACCGCCAACGCGATCGCCCCAGGATTCATCGAGACCGAGATGACCGCCGAGACGGCCGCGCGCCTGGGCGTCGATTACGAGGACTTCAAGAAGTTCAGCGCCCAGCAGATCCCGGTCGCCCGCGTCGGACAGCCCGAGGACATCGCGGCGACGGCGTCGTTCCTCACCAGCGAGGAGTCCGGTTTCGTGTCCGGCCAGGTCATCTACGTCGCCGGCGGACCGAGGGACTGA
- a CDS encoding phosphotransferase family protein codes for MADLPGLDLDRLGTYLDKEAPGLVAGALTGEVIPGGRSNLTYDVTDGTTHLIVRRPPLGHVLATAHDMAREHTVIEALAPTDVPVPEVFALCQDTEVIGAPFYVMGKAEGRAMRRAAELEELGAERTATIAGRLIDTLADLHAVDPASVGLSDFGRAEGYLERQVRRWTKQAEASKSRELAGYDALHDYLAAHVPSHSDAAIVHGDFRLDNALVDTTPSGGDRITAVLDWEMATLGDPLSDIALSIVYQEMGRTPGASAVSDATRASGYPSVDEVLERYSTRSGRDVSSMGFHLALGFYKLAIITEGIHYRYTQGQTVGEGFDRIGDVTEPLIALGLDAAHR; via the coding sequence ATGGCCGACCTCCCTGGTCTGGACCTCGACCGGCTGGGCACCTACCTCGACAAGGAGGCGCCCGGCCTCGTCGCGGGCGCGCTCACCGGGGAGGTCATCCCCGGCGGCCGCTCGAACCTCACATACGACGTGACCGACGGCACGACGCACCTCATCGTCCGCCGCCCGCCGCTCGGCCACGTCCTTGCGACCGCCCACGACATGGCGCGCGAGCACACCGTCATCGAGGCGCTCGCGCCGACCGACGTACCGGTCCCCGAGGTCTTCGCGCTGTGCCAGGACACCGAGGTCATCGGCGCGCCGTTCTACGTGATGGGCAAGGCCGAGGGTCGTGCGATGCGACGTGCCGCCGAGCTCGAGGAGCTCGGCGCGGAGCGGACCGCCACCATCGCCGGTCGCCTCATCGACACCCTCGCCGACCTGCACGCCGTCGACCCGGCGTCGGTCGGGCTCAGCGACTTCGGACGCGCCGAGGGCTACCTCGAGCGCCAGGTCCGGCGCTGGACCAAGCAGGCCGAGGCGTCCAAGAGCCGCGAGCTCGCCGGGTACGACGCGCTGCACGACTACCTCGCCGCCCACGTCCCCTCGCACTCCGACGCGGCGATCGTGCATGGCGACTTCCGGCTCGACAACGCCCTCGTGGACACGACGCCGTCCGGCGGCGACCGCATCACGGCCGTCCTCGACTGGGAGATGGCGACGCTCGGCGACCCGCTGTCGGACATCGCGCTGTCGATCGTCTATCAGGAGATGGGACGCACCCCCGGTGCGAGCGCTGTCTCGGACGCCACCCGCGCGTCGGGCTACCCGTCGGTCGACGAGGTGCTCGAGCGCTACTCGACCCGCAGCGGACGCGACGTCTCCTCGATGGGTTTCCACCTCGCGCTCGGGTTCTACAAGCTCGCGATCATCACCGAGGGCATCCACTACCGCTACACCCAGGGACAGACCGTGGGTGAGGGCTTCGACCGGATCGGCGACGTCACCGAGCCGCTGATCGCCCTCGGTCTCGACGCCGCGCACCGCTGA
- a CDS encoding mechanosensitive ion channel family protein: MSAAALASDNELVPELVPEGLLSQNCWQDPDHQVCSLVHRWTDNDTLAELADLLLAKPMAILLLILGGVAARWLINRVIDRVTRSAAAGTVPGARAAEAVTPLLHERREQRAKSMGSLLKNIATIVIFTVVTFMVIATLGYNIAPLLASAGILGVALGFGAQSLVKDFISGIFMILEDQYGVGDVVDLGDAVGTVEAVSMRVTRLRDVNGTVWYVRNGEILRVGNQSQNWARTVLDIPVGYDVDLRRVREVLHEVAHALWQDPEWSGAILEEPEVWGVERWTAEGVVVRVVLKTAPLKQWEVAREMRELIKDRFDTLHIDIPYAHAAAYGAPPQVAPEPEEDPEGDAPEDDGGPAAQPEDEPERGRRR; encoded by the coding sequence ATGTCCGCTGCCGCCCTCGCCTCCGACAACGAGCTGGTTCCCGAGCTGGTCCCTGAGGGCCTCCTCAGCCAGAACTGCTGGCAGGACCCCGACCACCAGGTGTGCAGCCTGGTCCATCGGTGGACCGACAACGACACCCTCGCCGAGCTCGCCGACCTGCTGCTCGCCAAGCCGATGGCGATCCTGCTGCTGATCCTCGGCGGGGTCGCGGCGCGCTGGCTGATCAACCGCGTGATCGATCGCGTCACCCGCTCGGCGGCCGCGGGCACCGTGCCCGGCGCACGTGCCGCGGAGGCGGTCACCCCCCTGCTGCACGAGCGCCGCGAGCAGCGCGCCAAGAGCATGGGCTCGCTGCTCAAGAACATCGCGACGATCGTGATCTTCACCGTCGTCACGTTCATGGTGATCGCGACGCTCGGCTACAACATCGCGCCGCTGCTGGCGTCCGCCGGCATCCTCGGTGTCGCCCTCGGTTTCGGCGCGCAGAGCCTCGTCAAGGATTTCATCTCGGGCATCTTCATGATCCTCGAGGACCAGTACGGCGTCGGCGACGTCGTCGACCTCGGCGACGCGGTCGGCACCGTCGAGGCGGTGAGCATGCGTGTGACGCGGCTGCGCGACGTCAACGGCACGGTCTGGTACGTCCGCAACGGCGAGATCCTGCGGGTCGGCAACCAGTCCCAGAACTGGGCGCGGACCGTGCTCGACATCCCGGTCGGGTACGACGTGGACCTCAGGCGGGTCCGCGAGGTCCTGCATGAGGTCGCGCACGCGCTGTGGCAGGACCCCGAGTGGAGCGGCGCGATCCTCGAGGAGCCGGAGGTCTGGGGCGTCGAGCGCTGGACCGCCGAGGGTGTCGTCGTCCGCGTCGTGCTCAAGACGGCGCCGCTCAAGCAGTGGGAGGTCGCACGCGAGATGCGCGAGCTCATCAAGGACCGCTTCGACACGCTGCACATCGACATCCCGTACGCCCACGCCGCCGCGTACGGCGCTCCCCCGCAGGTCGCGCCGGAGCCCGAGGAGGACCCGGAGGGCGATGCGCCGGAGGACGACGGCGGTCCTGCGGCCCAGCCGGAGGACGAGCCCGAGCGCGGGCGACGCCGGTAG
- a CDS encoding globin: protein MSQDQAEPQQTFYDAIGGYDTIASIVAAFYEGVAEDPVLRPMYPEEDLGPAEERFTLFLVQYWGGPTTYSERRGHPRLRMRHAPFAVTPTASEHWLRHFRAALDRVALSPEHDREFWAYVTHAAQFMINTPEDLG from the coding sequence GTGAGTCAGGACCAGGCGGAGCCGCAGCAGACCTTCTACGACGCGATCGGCGGGTACGACACGATCGCATCGATCGTCGCGGCCTTCTACGAAGGGGTCGCCGAGGACCCGGTGCTCCGGCCGATGTATCCGGAGGAGGACCTCGGCCCGGCTGAGGAGCGGTTCACGCTGTTCCTCGTCCAGTACTGGGGCGGGCCGACGACCTACTCCGAGCGTCGCGGCCACCCGCGTCTGCGCATGCGGCACGCGCCGTTCGCCGTCACCCCGACGGCGTCCGAGCACTGGCTGCGGCACTTCCGCGCGGCGCTCGACCGCGTGGCCCTGTCGCCCGAGCACGACCGCGAGTTCTGGGCGTACGTGACCCACGCGGCGCAGTTCATGATCAACACGCCCGAGGACCTCGGCTAG